A single genomic interval of uncultured Desulfobacter sp. harbors:
- a CDS encoding cell division protein FtsL, translated as MNTSQKQIDSIRNLKELRWFLLIIVLAAELICNAWIRSESSQAMIMIAKTESQIRDMADYRQALSVELERLKSEARITHIARTRLGLTPDIFNQTIYLSKGTN; from the coding sequence TTGAACACATCACAAAAACAGATTGATTCCATCCGGAATCTTAAAGAACTACGATGGTTTCTTCTAATCATAGTGCTGGCAGCCGAACTCATTTGCAATGCCTGGATCAGAAGCGAATCCAGCCAGGCCATGATCATGATTGCCAAAACTGAAAGCCAAATCCGGGATATGGCAGATTACCGTCAGGCTTTAAGCGTGGAGCTTGAACGCCTTAAATCCGAAGCACGGATCACGCACATTGCCCGCACCCGGTTAGGCCTGACACCGGATATATTTAACCAAACCATTTACCTGTCCAAAGGAACAAACTAA
- the murC gene encoding UDP-N-acetylmuramate--L-alanine ligase, which translates to MYQHDYHIHFVGIGGIGMSGIAELLLNLGYTISGSDLKLSHITDRLKEKGAVIYKGHAKENIKGVNVVVTSSAISSQNPEVIRAKELGCNIIPRAEMLAELMRIKYAIAVAGAHGKTSTTAMISQILNTAGLDPTVIIGGLLQGLDTNALHGSGEFIVAEADESDGSFLKYAPAIAAVTNIDLEHLDFYKDIEDIKDNFVRFINSVPFYGLAILCLDNPHIQDILPRITVRYITYGMTAQSGLKAGNIRFENGKSLFNVYKGEQNLGRILLNIGGQHNILNAMAGIATGLELNIPFDTIKKALEEIKGVKRRLEIKGTAKGITVMDDYGHHPTEITATLTAVRESYPDKRLIVVFQPHRYTRTKALFQEFTRAFYQSDVLLVLPIYAASEDPIDGVDSEKLVEGIKAHGHTDACFAPDFTQALSIITHKAKPGDMVLTLGAGDVYTLGEKLVEIL; encoded by the coding sequence ATGTACCAGCATGATTATCACATACACTTTGTAGGCATCGGCGGCATCGGCATGAGCGGCATTGCCGAATTGCTGTTAAACCTTGGCTACACCATATCCGGATCTGACCTCAAACTGTCCCACATCACGGACCGGCTCAAGGAAAAAGGCGCGGTGATTTACAAGGGCCATGCCAAGGAAAACATCAAGGGTGTCAATGTGGTCGTAACCTCTTCGGCGATTTCATCCCAAAACCCGGAAGTGATCCGGGCAAAAGAACTGGGTTGCAACATCATCCCCCGGGCTGAAATGCTGGCCGAACTTATGCGTATCAAATATGCTATTGCCGTGGCAGGGGCCCATGGCAAAACCTCCACCACCGCCATGATCTCCCAGATCCTTAACACCGCAGGGCTTGATCCCACGGTAATCATCGGCGGCCTGCTCCAGGGACTGGACACCAATGCCCTGCATGGGTCCGGCGAATTTATTGTGGCCGAGGCAGATGAAAGCGACGGATCATTTCTTAAATATGCCCCCGCCATTGCGGCTGTGACCAACATTGACCTGGAACATCTCGATTTCTATAAAGATATTGAAGACATAAAAGATAATTTTGTCCGATTCATCAACTCCGTACCCTTTTACGGCCTTGCCATCCTCTGCCTGGACAACCCCCATATCCAGGATATTCTGCCAAGGATCACGGTGCGGTATATCACCTACGGCATGACGGCCCAGTCCGGACTGAAGGCCGGAAACATCCGGTTTGAAAACGGAAAATCCCTGTTCAACGTATATAAGGGAGAACAGAACCTGGGCCGGATACTTTTAAACATCGGGGGTCAGCACAATATTCTCAATGCCATGGCCGGCATTGCCACAGGTCTGGAGCTTAACATCCCCTTTGACACCATTAAAAAAGCGTTGGAAGAGATCAAGGGCGTCAAACGCCGCCTGGAAATAAAAGGCACGGCCAAGGGCATCACGGTGATGGATGACTACGGCCATCACCCCACAGAGATCACGGCTACGTTGACCGCCGTCAGGGAAAGCTATCCGGACAAACGGCTTATTGTGGTATTCCAACCCCATAGATACACAAGGACAAAGGCGTTGTTCCAGGAGTTTACCCGGGCCTTTTACCAGTCTGACGTGCTCCTGGTGCTGCCCATCTACGCGGCTTCGGAAGACCCCATTGACGGCGTGGACTCGGAAAAACTTGTGGAAGGCATAAAGGCCCATGGACACACGGATGCCTGCTTTGCCCCGGATTTCACCCAGGCATTGTCCATCATCACCCATAAGGCAAAGCCGGGGGATATGGTGCTCACATTAGGGGCCGGGGATGTATACACCCTCGGGGAAAAACTGGTGGAGATTTTGTAA
- the mraY gene encoding phospho-N-acetylmuramoyl-pentapeptide-transferase has translation MFYQFLYPLHEHYTIFNIFRYITFRTIYGGLTAFIICFILGPFVIRQLQVMHFGQIIQTDGPQSHLKKQGTPTMGGIMILFSIFVSTFLWGNFTNHYVGILLLATLLFGAIGFVDDYLSLLKKKNMGFTAKAKFLLQILSGLLVGFLIYSSPDFNAVLTVPFFKNVAINLGIFYIPFACLVIVGTSNAVNLTDGLDGLAIGPLIVASMTYMLFAYVAGHAQFAEYLHVRHIPASGEVSVICGILAGAGMGFLWYNAHPAQIFMGDTGSIPLGAILGTIAVVTKQEIMLVLVGGLFVIEAGSVILQVGYFKITHGKRIFRMAPLHHHFELKGWHESKVIVRFWIISIALAALSLSTLKIR, from the coding sequence ATGTTTTACCAATTTTTATACCCGTTACACGAACACTATACCATTTTCAATATTTTCCGGTATATCACCTTCCGCACCATATACGGGGGGCTGACCGCCTTTATCATCTGCTTTATTCTCGGCCCGTTTGTGATCCGGCAGCTGCAGGTCATGCATTTCGGCCAAATCATCCAGACCGACGGCCCGCAGTCCCATTTAAAGAAGCAGGGCACCCCCACCATGGGCGGCATCATGATCCTGTTTTCCATTTTTGTTTCCACCTTTTTATGGGGAAATTTCACCAACCACTATGTTGGGATATTGCTGCTCGCTACCTTGCTTTTTGGCGCCATCGGCTTTGTTGACGACTACCTGTCGCTTTTGAAGAAAAAAAATATGGGATTCACGGCAAAAGCAAAGTTCCTTCTCCAGATCCTTTCGGGCCTGCTCGTCGGTTTTTTGATTTACAGCAGCCCGGACTTCAATGCCGTGCTCACAGTGCCGTTTTTCAAAAATGTGGCCATTAATTTAGGTATATTTTATATTCCCTTTGCCTGTCTGGTTATTGTGGGTACATCCAATGCCGTAAACCTCACGGATGGCCTGGACGGACTGGCCATCGGCCCCTTGATTGTGGCATCCATGACTTATATGTTGTTTGCCTACGTGGCCGGTCATGCCCAGTTTGCCGAGTATCTGCATGTCCGGCATATTCCCGCATCCGGTGAAGTATCCGTCATCTGCGGCATCCTGGCAGGCGCAGGCATGGGATTTTTATGGTACAACGCCCACCCGGCCCAAATTTTCATGGGCGATACCGGTTCCATCCCCCTTGGGGCCATCCTCGGCACCATTGCCGTGGTCACCAAACAGGAGATCATGCTGGTTTTGGTGGGCGGGCTCTTTGTCATCGAGGCGGGTTCCGTTATTCTCCAAGTCGGCTATTTTAAAATCACCCACGGCAAGAGAATCTTCAGAATGGCACCCCTGCACCACCATTTTGAACTAAAAGGCTGGCATGAATCCAAGGTTATTGTCCGGTTCTGGATTATCTCCATCGCCTTGGCGGCCCTATCCCTAAGTACATTGAAAATAAGATAA
- the murG gene encoding undecaprenyldiphospho-muramoylpentapeptide beta-N-acetylglucosaminyltransferase → MSKNKRIIIAGGKTGGHLFPGIAVAQALKEKDPSTKILFVGTSAPFETETLARYGFSHKSIVSKPIKGKNIFAKAWSAGLVGISLIQALGIIIAFRADFVLGVGGFSSFALVLAGRILFRNTAIHEQNAFPGMTNRMLSKIARTRFISFKETKGMPENDTTFLVGNPVRRPLSTAQENITTDESVLNRINADDFLVLVTGGSQGAASINEAFTDAVAMMKNTHRLFIIHQTGKNAEAEIQRFYAARDIRHKAAAFFYDMPAIQDRADLVISRAGAGTVSELCIKGKPAILVPYPHAADDHQTANAKFLADQGACIMIADKDLTGETLLAVIENLRHNTKKRAEMADTMTSLAMPHGADLIADRILEADASKRKNNVPA, encoded by the coding sequence ATGTCAAAAAATAAACGTATCATCATCGCCGGCGGGAAAACAGGGGGCCATCTGTTCCCGGGTATTGCCGTGGCCCAAGCTCTGAAGGAAAAGGACCCATCCACAAAAATCCTTTTTGTGGGCACCAGCGCACCCTTTGAAACAGAGACCCTTGCCCGGTACGGATTTTCGCATAAATCGATCGTCTCCAAACCCATAAAGGGGAAAAACATCTTTGCAAAGGCCTGGTCAGCCGGCCTTGTGGGCATCAGCCTGATCCAGGCGTTGGGAATCATCATCGCGTTCAGGGCGGATTTCGTTCTGGGCGTGGGCGGATTTTCATCCTTTGCCCTGGTTCTGGCCGGGCGTATCCTTTTCAGGAACACAGCCATCCATGAACAGAATGCCTTTCCCGGCATGACCAACCGCATGCTGTCCAAAATTGCCCGGACCCGGTTTATCTCCTTTAAAGAAACAAAGGGCATGCCGGAAAATGACACCACCTTTCTGGTAGGCAACCCGGTACGCCGCCCTTTAAGCACTGCACAGGAAAACATCACGACAGATGAAAGCGTCCTTAACCGGATAAACGCAGATGATTTTCTCGTTCTTGTCACCGGCGGCAGCCAGGGTGCAGCCTCCATCAATGAAGCATTCACTGATGCCGTGGCAATGATGAAAAATACCCACCGGCTGTTTATCATTCACCAGACCGGAAAAAATGCCGAGGCAGAAATCCAGCGCTTCTATGCTGCCCGGGATATCCGGCACAAGGCCGCAGCCTTTTTCTACGATATGCCTGCCATCCAGGACCGGGCAGATCTGGTCATCAGCCGGGCCGGTGCCGGCACAGTATCAGAGCTGTGTATCAAGGGAAAACCCGCCATCCTGGTCCCCTACCCCCATGCAGCAGACGACCACCAGACCGCAAACGCAAAATTCCTGGCTGACCAGGGCGCCTGCATCATGATTGCGGACAAAGACCTGACAGGTGAAACGTTATTGGCAGTCATTGAAAACCTACGACACAATACAAAAAAAAGAGCCGAAATGGCAGACACCATGACGTCACTTGCCATGCCCCATGGCGCAGACCTAATTGCCGACCGTATTTTAGAGGCGGATGCTTCAAAAAGGAAAAACAATGTACCAGCATGA
- the ftsW gene encoding putative lipid II flippase FtsW, with protein MANTLGGGEYIPGRLHPFFKEKTILFPVLILTGIGLVMVYSASCAISMDEHNTLFYYLKRQAIFLFISFGIMYVTASLPYKLYKSMAYIILIAAIGLLVAVLIPTLGIKANNARRWLDCGLFAFQPAEFAKLAMILFMAYSLSKKQEIGKLRDFSISVLPHAMVFGLMAILILCQPDFGTIVVLGMICWGMMFTAGVPLLYLISPLPLIIPVAYFLVFKVNYRLERIIGFLHPWEDPLGIGFQLTNSLKAFGSGGLFGKGVGLSMQKMHFLPEPHTDFIFSIIGEELGLIGVTVILVLYGLILHTGTRIARQADTFFGAVTATGITLYLGLQVIINTGVTLGVLPTKGLTLPFISYGGTSLIINMAAMGILMNIGASANHVKK; from the coding sequence ATGGCTAATACGTTAGGCGGCGGCGAATACATCCCGGGTCGTCTCCATCCCTTTTTCAAAGAAAAAACCATTCTTTTTCCGGTGCTCATTCTCACCGGCATCGGCCTGGTCATGGTGTATTCGGCCTCCTGCGCCATCTCCATGGATGAGCATAACACCTTGTTTTATTACCTGAAACGTCAGGCCATATTCCTGTTTATCAGTTTTGGCATCATGTATGTCACCGCCTCGTTGCCTTACAAATTATACAAAAGCATGGCTTATATCATTCTGATTGCAGCCATCGGCCTTTTGGTTGCCGTCCTTATCCCAACCCTCGGTATCAAGGCCAACAATGCCCGGCGCTGGCTTGATTGCGGGCTGTTCGCGTTTCAGCCCGCAGAATTTGCCAAGCTTGCCATGATCCTTTTCATGGCCTATTCCCTGTCCAAAAAACAAGAAATAGGAAAACTGCGGGATTTTTCCATCAGTGTTTTACCCCATGCCATGGTGTTCGGTCTCATGGCCATACTCATCCTGTGCCAGCCCGATTTCGGCACAATCGTGGTATTGGGCATGATCTGCTGGGGAATGATGTTCACCGCAGGTGTGCCCTTGCTTTACCTGATCAGCCCGTTGCCGCTGATTATTCCTGTGGCATACTTTCTGGTCTTCAAGGTCAATTACCGGCTCGAGCGGATCATTGGCTTCCTGCACCCTTGGGAAGATCCCCTTGGCATCGGGTTTCAGCTCACCAACTCCCTTAAGGCCTTTGGATCGGGCGGTCTGTTCGGCAAAGGTGTCGGGCTTTCCATGCAGAAGATGCACTTTCTGCCGGAACCCCATACGGATTTTATTTTCTCCATCATTGGCGAGGAACTCGGCCTTATCGGTGTGACGGTAATCCTGGTTCTTTACGGGCTCATCCTTCACACCGGTACCCGTATTGCCCGGCAGGCAGACACCTTTTTCGGGGCCGTGACAGCCACGGGCATCACTTTGTACCTGGGGCTCCAGGTCATCATCAACACGGGCGTAACCTTGGGCGTATTGCCCACCAAAGGGCTGACCCTGCCCTTTATTTCCTACGGCGGAACATCGCTGATCATCAATATGGCAGCCATGGGTATTTTAATGAACATAGGAGCGTCGGCAAACCATGTCAAAAAATAA
- the murD gene encoding UDP-N-acetylmuramoyl-L-alanine--D-glutamate ligase translates to MFNFPETYELIVGLGACGLSMARFLTSRGHCVAATDIDGTKTSEAAALKKLGIPVMIGSHDQRMFDKASVIIPSPGIPLTMPFIKSAREKGVPVKGELDIFAQYNTTPVIAITATNGKTTTTELTAAMLEASGISCFVGGNIGTPLVEYLMQDSPKDVVVAEISSFQLDLAQTFRPHTAMLLNIAEDHLDRYIDFNAYADSKWSIFKNMTAGDTAVINGRIHNFSTRTKTICADILAFSSTTPVTRGASIHKLGIDIQTKDINDTLAADTLARLPGIHNRENAAAAALAALSCGGTLEGIRQALNEFTLSDHRIAFVREIDGIRFYNDSKATNVAAVLCALESVKSGVILILGGKEKGLDFAPLVPEVKARAKAVIGMGEAAGHIMETFDGICPAYACPDMICAVNKAVSVADKGDVVLLSPACASFDLYANYKERGRDFTRIVNAIVPGQEVCHG, encoded by the coding sequence ATGTTCAATTTTCCTGAAACATATGAACTGATTGTAGGATTAGGGGCCTGCGGGCTTTCCATGGCCCGGTTTTTGACATCCCGGGGGCACTGCGTGGCTGCCACGGACATTGACGGGACAAAGACCAGTGAAGCAGCGGCGTTAAAAAAACTGGGTATCCCGGTAATGATCGGCAGCCATGACCAAAGGATGTTTGACAAGGCGTCCGTTATCATCCCCAGCCCCGGTATTCCCCTAACCATGCCATTCATCAAGTCAGCCCGGGAAAAAGGCGTACCTGTAAAAGGCGAACTGGATATTTTTGCCCAATACAACACCACACCTGTGATCGCAATAACAGCCACCAACGGAAAAACGACCACCACGGAACTGACGGCAGCCATGCTTGAAGCCTCAGGAATTTCCTGCTTTGTGGGCGGAAATATCGGCACCCCCCTGGTGGAATATCTCATGCAGGATAGCCCCAAAGATGTTGTGGTGGCCGAAATTTCGTCCTTCCAGCTTGATCTTGCCCAGACCTTCAGGCCCCATACGGCAATGCTTCTCAATATTGCCGAGGATCACCTGGACCGATATATAGACTTTAACGCCTATGCCGATTCAAAATGGTCTATCTTCAAAAATATGACCGCCGGGGATACCGCCGTAATTAACGGTCGCATTCATAATTTTTCAACCCGGACTAAAACCATTTGTGCCGATATCCTCGCATTCTCATCCACAACCCCTGTGACCCGGGGAGCAAGCATTCACAAATTGGGAATCGACATCCAAACCAAAGACATCAATGACACCCTTGCTGCAGACACGCTGGCCAGGCTTCCCGGCATTCATAACAGGGAGAATGCGGCCGCCGCCGCCCTTGCGGCATTAAGCTGCGGCGGAACCCTAGAAGGCATTAGGCAGGCTTTAAATGAATTTACCCTGTCAGACCATCGCATTGCCTTTGTCCGGGAGATTGACGGCATCCGTTTTTACAACGATTCCAAGGCCACCAACGTGGCTGCAGTGCTTTGTGCATTGGAATCCGTAAAATCCGGTGTCATTCTCATCCTCGGAGGCAAGGAAAAGGGCCTTGATTTTGCTCCCCTGGTGCCCGAAGTTAAAGCCCGGGCCAAGGCGGTTATCGGCATGGGTGAAGCGGCCGGTCATATCATGGAAACATTTGACGGCATCTGCCCCGCATACGCCTGCCCGGATATGATCTGCGCCGTGAACAAGGCCGTGTCGGTGGCGGACAAAGGCGATGTCGTGCTATTATCCCCGGCCTGCGCAAGCTTTGATCTTTATGCCAATTACAAGGAACGGGGAAGAGATTTTACCCGCATTGTCAATGCAATTGTTCCGGGACAGGAGGTATGCCATGGCTAA
- a CDS encoding Mur ligase family protein — MQLTEILNTTEVVLTPDQEQAGIGDTPISDITCDSRQVVQGALFIAVDGHTADGHDYIAQAFDKGAAAVLAQKIPQGLSREQALHIILSKDTRKDTAIAAANFFGHPSKDLVLVGITGTNGKTSITWLMEQIYQTCGITCGVIGTINIRYPGTTIDNPVTTPDAVCLQKTMHDMKLAGVTHVIMEVSSHSLDQQRVDGCDFNAAVFTNLTQDHLDYHDGLEDYFACKKSLFTEYLDLFEDGTGVKAVINIDNEYGTRLADSLDQPM; from the coding sequence ATGCAGCTGACTGAAATCCTGAACACAACTGAAGTCGTGCTCACGCCTGATCAGGAACAGGCAGGCATAGGTGACACCCCCATCTCCGATATTACCTGCGATTCCAGGCAGGTGGTACAAGGCGCGTTATTCATCGCCGTGGACGGCCACACCGCGGACGGCCATGATTATATTGCCCAGGCTTTTGATAAAGGCGCAGCCGCGGTTCTGGCCCAAAAAATCCCCCAGGGACTGTCCCGGGAGCAGGCCCTGCACATTATTCTTTCAAAGGACACCCGCAAAGATACCGCCATCGCCGCTGCCAACTTTTTCGGCCACCCATCAAAGGATCTGGTGCTTGTGGGCATCACCGGAACCAATGGTAAAACCAGCATTACCTGGCTTATGGAACAAATTTACCAGACCTGCGGAATCACCTGCGGCGTCATCGGTACGATAAATATCAGATATCCGGGTACCACCATTGACAATCCCGTCACCACCCCGGATGCGGTGTGCCTGCAGAAAACCATGCACGACATGAAACTTGCCGGTGTCACCCATGTCATCATGGAGGTTTCCTCCCACAGCCTGGACCAGCAGCGGGTGGATGGATGCGATTTTAATGCAGCCGTATTCACCAACCTCACCCAGGATCATCTGGACTACCATGACGGATTAGAAGATTATTTTGCCTGTAAAAAATCCCTGTTCACTGAGTACTTAGACCTCTTTGAGGACGGAACCGGGGTCAAGGCTGTTATCAACATTGACAATGAATACGGCACCCGCCTGGCAGACAGCCTTGACCAGCCCATGTAA
- the murF gene encoding UDP-N-acetylmuramoyl-tripeptide--D-alanyl-D-alanine ligase → MTDRAKALALAVQMSKPRDIIVAAGKGHETYQITNAGTIHFDDKEHLTRACANALTPRPWNLRDLSNALGCSAVTVLGQKNIADAKTTVFKGISTDSRTMVPDMVFLALAGERFDGHSFIPGLAENGVSAFVVRQGYLDTLDLNQKRLLDKGRICFFEVPDTLAALGHLARYHRMRSNVRIAALTGSNGKTSTRKMAQNIFSRHYDTLATRGNLNNEIGLPLTLLRLADIHEWAVVEMGMSNPGEIARLSAIARPDIAMVTNTHGSHMEGVGSLDNVARAKAEIFKYLNPGGTAILFADDPRREILIQGANENAYTAKVMRFGTQPNSDVILSEISFTDHGIAFCLTMDGHTRQYTLPSPAAFMAFNAAAAAALSKAAGIDETDIARGLEAFVPVKGRMHLRHLANGLHLIDDTYNANPSSMDQALKVLNRLAGSNRGIAVLGDMLELGDQSREHHRQVGHLVAALSPAKLLLFGTQVAQIRDGALEKGYPEARIAMGSKKELGDTLKTSTKHENWILLKGSRGMAMETLIPILEEIPAEKAN, encoded by the coding sequence ATGACCGACAGGGCCAAAGCCCTGGCTTTAGCCGTTCAGATGTCAAAACCCCGGGACATTATCGTGGCTGCAGGCAAGGGCCATGAAACCTATCAAATCACCAATGCAGGCACCATTCACTTTGACGACAAGGAACACTTAACCCGTGCCTGCGCCAACGCATTGACCCCAAGGCCTTGGAATCTTAGGGATCTCTCCAATGCCCTTGGGTGTAGTGCCGTAACCGTGTTGGGTCAAAAAAACATCGCAGATGCCAAGACAACGGTTTTCAAAGGAATCAGCACTGATTCAAGAACCATGGTCCCTGATATGGTATTTTTGGCGTTGGCAGGGGAACGTTTTGACGGACACAGCTTTATTCCGGGTCTTGCAGAAAATGGCGTTTCAGCATTTGTTGTCAGACAGGGCTACTTAGACACACTTGATTTAAATCAGAAACGTCTATTGGACAAAGGCCGGATATGCTTTTTTGAAGTGCCGGACACCCTGGCGGCTCTGGGACACCTGGCCCGGTATCACAGAATGCGCTCGAATGTGCGAATTGCCGCGCTAACCGGCTCGAACGGCAAAACATCCACCCGGAAAATGGCCCAAAATATCTTTTCCCGGCATTATGACACCCTGGCCACCCGGGGCAACTTAAATAATGAAATCGGCCTTCCCCTGACCCTGCTCAGGCTGGCAGATATCCATGAATGGGCCGTGGTGGAGATGGGCATGAGCAACCCGGGCGAAATCGCAAGGCTTTCCGCCATTGCCCGACCCGACATAGCCATGGTGACCAACACCCATGGTTCGCATATGGAAGGTGTGGGGTCACTTGACAATGTAGCCCGGGCCAAAGCTGAAATTTTTAAGTATCTGAACCCCGGCGGCACAGCCATTCTATTTGCCGATGACCCAAGGCGTGAAATTCTTATCCAGGGGGCAAACGAAAACGCTTACACAGCCAAAGTAATGCGTTTTGGTACCCAGCCCAACAGCGATGTCATTTTGTCGGAAATCAGCTTCACAGACCACGGCATTGCCTTTTGCCTTACGATGGATGGGCATACCCGCCAATACACACTCCCCTCCCCCGCAGCTTTCATGGCCTTTAATGCCGCCGCAGCCGCAGCACTTTCAAAGGCTGCAGGTATTGATGAAACAGATATTGCCCGGGGGCTTGAAGCCTTTGTCCCGGTCAAAGGCAGAATGCATTTAAGGCATCTTGCCAACGGCCTTCATCTTATTGACGACACCTACAACGCCAATCCCAGCTCCATGGACCAGGCGCTGAAAGTCCTAAACCGGCTGGCCGGCAGTAACCGGGGCATTGCCGTACTCGGTGACATGCTGGAATTAGGAGATCAATCCCGGGAGCACCACCGGCAGGTGGGGCACCTGGTGGCAGCGCTGTCACCGGCAAAACTTTTGCTGTTCGGCACCCAGGTTGCCCAGATCCGTGATGGCGCTCTGGAAAAAGGATACCCGGAGGCACGCATCGCCATGGGCTCCAAAAAGGAATTGGGGGACACCCTTAAAACGTCAACAAAACACGAAAATTGGATATTGCTCAAAGGCTCCAGAGGAATGGCCATGGAAACACTGATCCCGATACTTGAAGAAATACCTGCTGAAAAGGCGAATTGA
- a CDS encoding penicillin-binding protein 2: MAANPCEKIGLRILFIRFFLLLCLVGIVIRSFDIQILQGKTLKEKAENTYVRRITIQGDRGLILDRHSNKLGASIEAPNITADPTQVKNARQTADKLVKILGGSRTEMEKKLSQKRRFALLASRVAPAKAEEVKKLNIVGIYTPDNSKRFYPNRRLAAQVIGFTGKDDHGLEGLEFSYNDFLEGRTLKTEEYRDGQGTILNTGKNKREGLKGDTIVLTLDKKIQFFSEQALEQAVKEHRGKSGIALVMQPATGELLAVAHYPEFNPNNYGDFSRSRYRNRAVIDTFEPGSIMKVITVAAAIERGMSATKIINCENGNYRVGRKVIHDTHPHDYLTPGRILKVSSNIGAAKIAQDIGPKAMHYYLNAFGFGKKTGISCPGESSGVILPLQRWTSIDAVAMSFGQGMSVTALQLVSAISAIANGGKLMKPLLVKKVLSNSGEIIQTNSPCVVRQVVSANTAGVVKKMMARVVHQKEGTGTKAAIPGYRICGKTSTAQKVARNKKGYSSSRYTAAFAGFAPFDNPAWLFW, from the coding sequence ATGGCGGCAAACCCTTGTGAAAAAATCGGTTTACGGATTCTTTTCATCCGTTTTTTTCTGCTGCTGTGCCTGGTGGGTATTGTCATCCGTTCCTTTGACATCCAAATTCTCCAGGGAAAAACGCTTAAGGAAAAAGCTGAAAACACCTATGTCAGACGGATCACCATCCAGGGAGACCGTGGACTGATCCTTGACCGTCACTCGAACAAACTGGGTGCCAGCATTGAGGCGCCCAACATTACCGCAGACCCCACCCAGGTCAAAAATGCCCGGCAGACGGCAGATAAGCTGGTAAAAATCCTTGGCGGAAGCCGGACTGAAATGGAAAAAAAACTTTCCCAGAAACGCCGGTTTGCGCTTCTGGCAAGCAGGGTGGCACCAGCCAAGGCAGAAGAAGTAAAAAAACTGAACATTGTGGGCATCTACACGCCTGATAACTCCAAACGGTTTTACCCCAACCGGCGCCTGGCAGCCCAGGTTATCGGGTTCACAGGCAAAGATGATCACGGCCTTGAAGGACTGGAATTCTCATACAATGACTTTCTGGAAGGCCGGACCCTGAAGACGGAAGAATACAGGGACGGCCAGGGCACAATCCTTAATACGGGAAAAAACAAGCGTGAAGGACTTAAGGGGGACACCATTGTTTTAACCCTGGATAAAAAAATCCAGTTTTTCAGCGAACAGGCCCTTGAACAGGCCGTAAAAGAACATCGTGGCAAATCGGGCATTGCCCTTGTCATGCAGCCCGCAACCGGCGAACTTCTCGCCGTGGCTCATTACCCGGAATTCAATCCCAACAACTACGGAGATTTCAGTCGGAGCCGTTACAGAAACAGGGCAGTGATTGACACATTTGAACCCGGTTCCATCATGAAGGTGATCACTGTGGCCGCGGCCATTGAACGGGGCATGTCCGCCACAAAGATTATCAATTGTGAAAACGGCAATTACCGCGTGGGCAGAAAAGTCATCCATGACACGCATCCCCATGATTACCTGACTCCGGGACGGATTCTGAAAGTTTCCTCCAACATCGGGGCTGCAAAAATAGCCCAGGACATAGGTCCCAAGGCCATGCACTATTATCTGAATGCCTTTGGATTCGGCAAGAAAACCGGAATCAGCTGCCCGGGAGAAAGCTCGGGCGTTATTCTGCCCCTGCAACGCTGGACAAGTATTGATGCAGTGGCCATGTCCTTTGGCCAGGGCATGTCAGTGACGGCGCTCCAGCTTGTAAGTGCAATATCCGCCATAGCCAACGGCGGCAAACTGATGAAACCCCTGCTGGTTAAAAAGGTCCTTTCCAATTCAGGTGAAATTATCCAGACGAATAGCCCCTGCGTAGTCCGCCAGGTTGTTTCCGCCAACACCGCAGGGGTTGTAAAAAAAATGATGGCCAGAGTGGTTCACCAAAAAGAAGGAACAGGAACCAAGGCAGCCATCCCCGGCTACCGGATATGCGGCAAAACCAGCACAGCCCAGAAAGTAGCCAGAAATAAAAAAGGATACTCTAGTTCCAGGTACACTGCCGCATTTGCAGGCTTTGCCCCCTTTGACAACCCGGCCTGGCTATTCTGGTAG